The Sulfolobus sp. A20 genomic interval TTTACTATTTGTATCCTCGTCTGTCGCTAAAGTAGTGGCAATATTAGCGCTTTTACCGCCTTGGATACTATTATATTTGGTTGATAGATGGAAGGGAATAAAGGATGTTTGGCCTATGGCTATTGTAGCCTCATTAGCCTACATCTTAGGTCAATATCCTATAGCGAGTTTTGTGGGACCCTATTTACCGGACATTACTGGATCACTAGTTTCGTTCATAATACTGCTCTTATTCTTAAGAGTCTGGAGGCCTAAAAGAGTTCTATCCTTGAGGCAACTTAATGGGGGTGGAGGGAATGATAAAAAATATACGACTAGAGATGTTATAATGGCATGGTCCGCTTTCATAATACTGATTATAATAGTGACTTTATGGACGGGACCGTGGTCACCATTAACTAAAGTATCAATAGCCACTTTAGAGCAGCCAGCTTTTTCAACACTCCTCCATAAAAAAGTTGCAGTTAGCTTCGCTTTTAATCCATTTGTTGCCGGTACCTCAATATTAGTATCTTGGATTGTAATATCAATAGTTTTGAGAGCTTCTCCAAGAATCATGGGAGAAGCTATAAAAAGATCATTTATGCAATATTGGGGAGGTATATTAACGGGTGTTTTCGTAGTAGGTTTAGCTTACGTATTTAATTTTAGCGGAATGGCTTACTCATTAGCGTGGAAGACAAGTGATCTAGGACTAGTATTTATAATAGTGTCTCCATTGTTTGGCTGGTTAGGCTGTGCGTTATCTGGTAGTAACACATCTTCAAATGCACTATTCGGAGTATTTCAAGTAACAACTGCTAGATTAGCCGGATTACCTATAGGTTTAACTCCTGCATTAAACTCTGTAGGGGCAGAATTAGCGAAGCCAGTAGCTCCGCAGACAGCTAGTGCTGGCGTATCTACTACAAAGTATGTCAGAAAGGAAGGAGTAGTGATAAGAGCTAATTTGCCGTGGGCTATTGGCATCTTGATTTATTTAATTATAATTGGAGTAGTCTATGCGTTTCTAGCTCCTACCTTATTTTTGCCGTAAAAATCTCTATTAAAAAATCATTTTTCTTCATATCCTGAGGAATTTTTCTGTTTCCTATCACTCCACTAAACAACCCAAGTAATATTCCAATTATATTGGCAGATGCTTCGTTGATTTATGCATCTTCACGACAATAATCTCGCTCTATTGATCTTTGATAGAGTTGAAAGTTAATCATTCCTTAGGACTAGCAAGATGAACCTTAAGAGATCGAAAGAATTATTGATTATTTTAGATTCCACTATGGCGTGTGGATAACAATTTCATCCACCTCCATAAAATTCAATTTTATTCTAACTTATGCTAAATAGATTTCGAGTAAATTGTATTGAAGAATATTTTTAGCCATCTCGTTATTGTGTTCTCTGTTGAGTTCCATGTGAAGTGCATACTTGCTAGTTTTAGGCTTCTGAACACTTACTAAGCTTGCCAAAAGTTTCAACATCATGTTTTAACCAAGAGAATGCCTTGTAGACTTATCGTGTAACTTTATCCCTCCAATTCTCAAGCTTACATAAACGTGGAAATCACTCTTACATGAAGAACACAACTAGCCCAGACTCGTAATGCTTAACAACCCATCTCACCATTAACCCTCGACAACGAGTAAATGATCCCCATGCTTAACATCAACCTTAACCTCGTAATTAACATTAGCCAACTTGTGAAAAACAAGGTAGTGTGAGGTAGTAAAGTCCTTTAGCCTAGCAAGTAAAAGGCTAATACAATCTCGTCCAAGGAGTGGAACCTAGGCTTAAAAGGGTAGAGATAATTTGGGTGAGGGCGAGAAAATCAAACCTATTGATATTCTCACCTCAATAAATAACCTCACCCGAAAAATACTTTTTCATAATGAAGAAAACTCAATTTATATCAAAACAACCAAATTGTTGTCTACACTCATTCCCCTTATCGCATTAAAAAATTCTCACAAAATTATGTGGGTCTAATAATAAGTTGGGAAGTATTTCATGATAAGGATTTAATTTTTTGCAATATAATATCAACCGATTTTGTCAATTATAGACCTTTATTTTATTTTAATTATGAACATATATGTTACATTCTAATACTATACTATGAAAAAAATGTAATGTTCAAACATTGATTTATAAAAAAATAACAAGATATTTAATTATTGATTGATAGATAGGTTTTTATTCATTTTAACCAATAATATCACGATAGAAATGGAAGAGTCTAGCAAATTTAGATCTCCATACGGAGAGTATACAATTATAATCGACAGAACCGGTAGGAAGTACAGAGTAGGTGAGGACGTTAAAGCGATAACGAAGAAATTGCTAGGTTATCCAATAGGTAGAAGATTACTCCTTCTTGGAGCTTGGATGTCGTTCTTCTTCGGAAGCGTGCTTGAGTATGGATGGGGTGCAGCTTCGACAACAGTTATTTCCCATTATGGATGGTCCTTAGCTGAGGGATTCTTTAACTATACTGCTTATGTACTTTTTCAAGCTACAATAACCGCTTTAATCTTTCAATGGCTTAGGGAAAGAGGCTTGATAAGCCCTAGAAGAGCCCTTCTTTTTGGAGGAGCAATGTTGATGATTGCATATTACCTTTTTGCTAATTCATTTCAGCCTTGGATAGCGTATGTTGGATACGCCGCGATAGGTGGTGTAGGTGCCGGACTAGGATACGCCGTAGGTGGTGCTGTAGTAAATAAATGGTTCCCAGAGAAAAGGGGATGGAGGTTAGGACTTGCTAATGGTGCATGGGCCTATGGAGCTGTACCCTTTATACTACTCTACATTTACTACTTTAATCAAAGCGATTTTCAGACGATCTTGTATATTACGGGTTTAACTATCGGCATAGGTTTGATGATAGCTGGACTACTAGTAGTAGATCCACCAAAATATTGGTGGCCAAAAGATGTAGATCCTATAGCTGCAAGAGAAGCTAGGTTAAAATCGAGGGAGCTAAGGGTTAATCCACCTCCAGTAGCTCAATGGACACCGAGAGAAATGCTTGCTACACCACAAGGTAAAGCTCAAATGGCATCTTTCACTCTCGCATTAGCTGCGTCTCTATTTAATGTGTCCTTTTACGCTCCATTTGGAGCAGCTATGGGATTCAGTGGTGGTGTGGCCTTCGCGGTAGGTGCAGCTGGTTTCGCCTTCACTGATGGATTAGGAAGACCATTCCAAGGTTTTATTTCAAGCCTCATTGGTAGAAGGAAAGCTTTAACTATATTCTATGCATTTATGGGATTAGGAGGCCTTGGCGTACTTTATGCTGGTCTCGCTCACATAGCGTGGTTATGGGCAATTTTAGCTGTAGCTACAGGTGCTGTCTCCGGAGCCTGCTTTGTCTTCGATTGGCTAATAATAGCTGACTATTTCGGCGAAAATTATATAGGCAGAAACTGGAGCATACCGTATGCATTAAAAGTAGTCGGTGGAGCTTTCGGGGGAATTGTAGCTGCAACTATACTAACTCTTGTTTCAGGGGGGACATGGGCTGATGTAGTAACTAGCGCACCAATAACAATAACCAACTTTGCTTGGTCAGTAGTGTTCTGGATAGGCGCGGTCTTTTCGTTGATAGCCGCAGCCTTAGTATGGTTTGTCGAGAAACCTCCTACATTAGAACAATACATAAAGGTAAGACAGAAATTAAGGGAGCCAATTCCACCCGAGATTCAACAAAAATTGAAAGGAGGTAGATAAAAAATGAACGAGAATCAAGATAGTGGGGAGTACATCTTTCACAAGGGGCTAATTAATGTTTCTGATACCATAATCTATATAATTGGTTGGATAGTGCTGTTGATAGGATTTGGAATAGATGTGATAGGTGTGAATAAACATTCAGCATCTATAGTAGGCTTAGGAATAGCGATAAATTGGATAGGGATATTATTAGGACTCTTCAGTGGCATTATAGGTAATAGAAAAATTCCTGAGGGATATATTGAAAAATAAGACATTTTTATTTAAAAGTTATTTCTTATTTTTCCATTCCACATTTTTAACTCTCCATCTTATTTTTAAATCTATGAATAGTTTTGCATAGTCTGCTTCGGAATATATTAAGCTTTAAACCAAGAGAATATAGTTCAGTATTAAATAAAGATGTTTTTAAACTATTTTACCAAATCTGTATAGAAAATTGTTGATAGCTACTTTAACAATCGGTACGTTTATAATTGCAATCTTTACAAATTATCTTTAACTTTAGCGGGTCATAGTTAGAATGGATTGATCATTAATTGCCAAAATTACAAATCAATCTATATATAATCGATTATTGATAATTTACTTAATGAAAACAGAGGATGAAGTAAAGTATGTTGAAATAGTATATAGGGGAATCTTCCAGAAGAGACTCGCT includes:
- a CDS encoding L-lactate permease; amino-acid sequence: MFTQPLNPTGNVGLTILASLTPIIVLLILLAGLRLSAWLASLIGSIVTILVAILVWRTPVTQVMNAWLIGALVGTWAISWIVFWGLTIYNTLVLTGKFDAFKDWVIRNSTNDARIQAVLLAWSFGALLEGLVGFGYPWAFVAPLLIALGFEDLKALQVSALANNAPVSFGALGTPIVILAATTGLPLLFVSSSVAKVVAILALLPPWILLYLVDRWKGIKDVWPMAIVASLAYILGQYPIASFVGPYLPDITGSLVSFIILLLFLRVWRPKRVLSLRQLNGGGGNDKKYTTRDVIMAWSAFIILIIIVTLWTGPWSPLTKVSIATLEQPAFSTLLHKKVAVSFAFNPFVAGTSILVSWIVISIVLRASPRIMGEAIKRSFMQYWGGILTGVFVVGLAYVFNFSGMAYSLAWKTSDLGLVFIIVSPLFGWLGCALSGSNTSSNALFGVFQVTTARLAGLPIGLTPALNSVGAELAKPVAPQTASAGVSTTKYVRKEGVVIRANLPWAIGILIYLIIIGVVYAFLAPTLFLP
- a CDS encoding MFS transporter; amino-acid sequence: MEESSKFRSPYGEYTIIIDRTGRKYRVGEDVKAITKKLLGYPIGRRLLLLGAWMSFFFGSVLEYGWGAASTTVISHYGWSLAEGFFNYTAYVLFQATITALIFQWLRERGLISPRRALLFGGAMLMIAYYLFANSFQPWIAYVGYAAIGGVGAGLGYAVGGAVVNKWFPEKRGWRLGLANGAWAYGAVPFILLYIYYFNQSDFQTILYITGLTIGIGLMIAGLLVVDPPKYWWPKDVDPIAAREARLKSRELRVNPPPVAQWTPREMLATPQGKAQMASFTLALAASLFNVSFYAPFGAAMGFSGGVAFAVGAAGFAFTDGLGRPFQGFISSLIGRRKALTIFYAFMGLGGLGVLYAGLAHIAWLWAILAVATGAVSGACFVFDWLIIADYFGENYIGRNWSIPYALKVVGGAFGGIVAATILTLVSGGTWADVVTSAPITITNFAWSVVFWIGAVFSLIAAALVWFVEKPPTLEQYIKVRQKLREPIPPEIQQKLKGGR